A window from uncultured Desulfobacter sp. encodes these proteins:
- a CDS encoding ATP-binding protein, which produces MSNSIPKKSGQPISFKFSDLHIRTKLQVVIALITTVFLMIVLTVVISFHRIENVLGGVINNDMNNVMTNALTERELSSLTADLNLLLVTFFGDRNHLHNESKRLIQVTQGLADRVQDSALEAPILLFDRRMQFLLDQCRVVNDGVSNVSAAEQHMVDMFDRLDEIIADKLINAALNGDDASILQQLSVLIIGYRQSLLEIGKSHAERWPESYYSFLDLDNDPLIVAIDELHFRMRPLMAADPQIAEFGRDIIDDLQTYKSEMLTLNVLMVELQTRMLNVEKARHEATQILKKFDRDVVNAISTANTKVIATFRVTESSLVAISLALIAALIVLTLLFFKNIIKKPMDNICEGIKAFRQSNLNARINLNRRDEWHLIEDALNAMAMDLSNSYADLKTAQGLVSNIIDSMPSVLVGVDSLGVVTQWNLRAEQVTGISPEKARSQPLDKVLPSLAHEMDRIRVSIRDRRVLRNSKMRREYIDETRYEDLTIYPLVANGVEGAVIRVDDVTDQVLMEEMVIQSEKMLSVGGLAAGMAHEINNPLAGMMQTAQVMGRRLTDRFDIRANREAAQEAGTTIEVIERFMEARGIHRMIAAITESGVRVSQIVNNMLSFARKDSTSISSHDLTEIIDKTIELAATDYDLKKTYDFKRIKITKAHHADLSAVPCQASKIQQVLLNILTNGAQAMQGVSTPNPEFTIRTYVDSNRNMACIEIEDNGPGMDEKTRKHLFDPFFTTKPVGVGTGLGLSVSYFIITENHKGEMAVESSLGTGAKFLIRIPLAGPKSQT; this is translated from the coding sequence ATGAGCAATTCAATACCCAAAAAATCTGGTCAACCAATATCGTTCAAATTCTCGGATCTGCACATTCGCACCAAGCTGCAAGTGGTGATTGCCCTGATCACCACCGTTTTTTTAATGATCGTCCTGACAGTGGTCATATCTTTCCACCGCATTGAAAATGTGCTGGGCGGCGTGATCAATAACGATATGAACAATGTCATGACAAACGCATTAACCGAACGGGAGCTCTCCTCCCTAACAGCGGACCTCAATCTTTTGCTGGTTACTTTTTTTGGAGACCGGAACCATCTGCACAATGAAAGCAAGCGGTTAATCCAAGTGACACAAGGGTTGGCCGACCGAGTCCAGGACAGTGCCCTGGAAGCCCCTATTCTGCTGTTTGACCGGCGCATGCAGTTTTTGCTGGACCAGTGCCGGGTTGTTAACGATGGGGTCAGCAATGTCAGTGCCGCAGAGCAGCATATGGTTGACATGTTCGATCGCCTGGATGAAATTATTGCCGATAAACTCATCAACGCTGCCCTTAACGGCGATGACGCAAGCATCCTTCAGCAACTTTCGGTGCTGATCATCGGATACCGTCAAAGTCTTTTGGAAATCGGCAAGAGCCATGCAGAACGCTGGCCGGAAAGCTATTATTCATTCCTTGATCTGGATAATGATCCGCTGATCGTTGCCATTGACGAACTGCACTTTCGAATGCGCCCCCTGATGGCAGCAGATCCTCAGATCGCTGAATTCGGCCGGGACATCATCGACGATCTTCAAACTTATAAAAGTGAAATGTTAACCCTTAATGTGTTGATGGTGGAACTGCAAACGCGCATGCTCAATGTTGAGAAGGCCAGGCACGAGGCCACCCAAATACTTAAAAAGTTTGACCGGGATGTGGTCAATGCCATCAGCACCGCAAATACCAAGGTGATCGCCACCTTCAGGGTTACTGAATCGTCCCTGGTGGCAATTTCCCTGGCACTTATCGCAGCGCTCATTGTGCTGACATTGCTTTTTTTTAAAAATATTATAAAAAAACCCATGGACAATATCTGTGAAGGGATCAAGGCCTTTCGACAGAGCAACCTGAACGCCCGGATCAATCTTAACCGCCGGGACGAATGGCACCTGATTGAGGATGCGTTGAACGCCATGGCCATGGATCTTTCCAACTCCTACGCAGACCTTAAAACTGCCCAGGGTCTTGTTTCCAATATCATTGATTCCATGCCATCGGTCCTGGTGGGGGTGGACAGCCTGGGTGTCGTGACCCAATGGAATCTGAGGGCCGAACAGGTCACGGGGATAAGCCCTGAAAAAGCCCGTTCCCAGCCATTGGACAAAGTGCTCCCCAGTCTGGCCCACGAAATGGACCGCATCCGGGTATCCATACGGGATCGGCGGGTGCTTCGAAATTCAAAGATGCGCCGGGAATACATAGACGAAACCCGATACGAAGACCTAACCATTTATCCCCTGGTGGCCAACGGAGTGGAAGGTGCCGTGATCCGGGTGGATGACGTCACCGATCAGGTGCTGATGGAAGAGATGGTCATCCAGAGTGAAAAGATGCTCTCGGTAGGCGGACTTGCTGCAGGCATGGCCCATGAAATCAACAATCCCCTGGCCGGTATGATGCAGACCGCCCAGGTCATGGGCCGGCGGCTGACGGATCGCTTTGATATCCGGGCCAACCGGGAAGCGGCACAAGAGGCCGGAACGACCATTGAAGTCATTGAGCGGTTCATGGAGGCAAGGGGAATACACCGAATGATTGCGGCCATTACCGAATCTGGGGTGCGGGTGTCCCAGATTGTAAATAATATGCTCAGTTTTGCCAGAAAAGACAGTACAAGCATATCATCCCATGACCTGACCGAAATTATAGATAAGACCATTGAACTTGCGGCCACGGATTATGATTTGAAAAAAACCTATGATTTTAAACGGATTAAAATTACCAAAGCGCACCATGCTGACCTGTCTGCCGTCCCCTGCCAGGCCAGCAAAATTCAGCAGGTGCTGCTCAACATTCTGACCAACGGCGCTCAGGCCATGCAGGGCGTCAGCACCCCGAACCCCGAATTCACCATACGCACCTATGTGGATTCAAACCGGAATATGGCCTGCATCGAGATTGAGGATAACGGCCCCGGCATGGATGAAAAAACGCGCAAACATCTTTTTGATCCCTTTTTCACCACAAAACCTGTGGGGGTGGGCACCGGACTTGGACTAAGTGTTTCCTATTTTATCATCACCGAAAACCATAAAGGCGAAATGGCCGTCGAATCAAGTCTGGGCACCGGTGCAAAATTTTTGATCCGCATCCCGTTAGCAGGACCTAAATCACAGACGTAA
- the xseB gene encoding exodeoxyribonuclease VII small subunit, with product MAKKTFESALKQLETIVKEMESGDLTLEKAVKKYEEGIANSRFCLEILDKTEQKITQLTMDADGKPDISDFKENQ from the coding sequence ATGGCAAAGAAAACCTTTGAATCCGCATTAAAACAGCTTGAAACCATTGTCAAAGAGATGGAATCCGGTGATTTGACATTGGAAAAGGCAGTCAAAAAATATGAAGAAGGCATAGCCAATTCCCGTTTCTGCCTTGAAATTTTAGACAAAACCGAGCAAAAAATCACCCAGTTGACCATGGATGCTGACGGCAAACCCGATATATCAGACTTTAAGGAAAACCAATGA
- a CDS encoding ABC transporter substrate binding protein, with protein MKIKNVSISIIVLSGLIFLKTGTAAAGTPMYNVLVVMSYGPDYMFVQEVQQGIESTLAETCRIKYFYLDTKKDLSGGPQKAEQAYEFYKTLPVDGVIAADDNAQSMFVVPYLKNKVKTPVMFCGVNAGPEKYGYPAANVSGILERHPVSQTLAFAKQLIPSAKTFGFMAYDSPSGRSALEIFHQEEKTFPMELVTTRFPKTFEHAQAIAKELSPLCDILYMPTMHGIKDAKGNPLPEKNVVPEIARTFGKPIISGNHYNIRYGMLCGVVKTGHEQGATAAKMLLQAMAGTPVSQIPITRNRLGKATINVTVMKALGIKPKPILLKGTELVRTEP; from the coding sequence ATGAAAATAAAAAATGTCAGCATTTCAATCATTGTCCTGTCTGGGCTGATTTTTCTAAAGACAGGAACAGCGGCAGCCGGCACGCCCATGTACAACGTGCTGGTGGTAATGAGCTATGGGCCGGATTATATGTTCGTTCAAGAAGTGCAGCAGGGGATCGAATCGACACTGGCTGAGACCTGCCGGATTAAATATTTTTACCTGGACACAAAAAAAGATCTTTCCGGCGGCCCCCAAAAAGCCGAACAAGCCTATGAATTTTACAAAACCCTCCCGGTTGACGGGGTGATTGCCGCCGATGACAATGCCCAATCCATGTTTGTGGTTCCCTATCTTAAAAACAAGGTCAAAACTCCGGTGATGTTCTGCGGGGTCAATGCTGGCCCGGAAAAATACGGGTACCCGGCCGCCAATGTATCCGGTATTCTGGAACGTCATCCGGTCAGTCAAACCCTGGCCTTTGCCAAACAATTGATTCCTTCGGCTAAAACCTTTGGATTCATGGCCTACGACAGCCCTTCGGGACGGTCTGCCCTGGAAATTTTTCATCAGGAAGAAAAAACCTTTCCCATGGAGCTAGTGACGACCCGGTTTCCCAAAACCTTTGAGCACGCCCAGGCCATAGCCAAAGAACTCTCCCCCCTGTGTGATATTCTGTATATGCCAACCATGCACGGTATCAAAGATGCTAAAGGCAACCCGTTACCGGAAAAAAACGTTGTCCCTGAAATCGCCCGGACCTTTGGCAAGCCGATCATCAGCGGCAATCATTATAACATTCGATACGGGATGCTCTGCGGGGTTGTAAAGACCGGCCATGAACAAGGTGCCACAGCAGCCAAGATGCTGCTCCAGGCCATGGCAGGCACCCCGGTTTCCCAGATTCCCATCACCAGGAACCGCCTGGGCAAGGCAACGATCAATGTGACGGTCATGAAAGCATTGGGCATCAAGCCCAAACCCATTCTTTTAAAAGGCACTGAACTTGTCCGGACTGAGCCTTAG
- a CDS encoding ATP-binding protein, with protein sequence MGSDISLKNYLSRHFAVVAILPVVTIACLTYSFMLPAIKDRTGFQNHAMARSIAGQISAHLSCGKRQISAIAEYLSNRQIRNHMAPVDLLDAHCSTGDFFEALFVIDNKEGVVQTAGLSESLRPKRSDFIGMDFSGRTFLHPLKKSAEPEWSQIFLSTISSRPAVAVIIPLLKGVIIGEMPLDKLSAFISHLPVESELLTFVIDERGTVLADSSGQYWGQILKADFITGTESDTGSRSVSKTFEFNGRRMLGTMANMDESGWKIVIAQPFSKAFQSLWEILSLIALGLFLALILSLSIGWILSGKISLVVKSYIERAAHIAGGNYNLHWPTNKTKEFSLLSQNLKRMARKIKQREEELKISEERTKDILLNIPGVAFQHIADPNTDKYGVVKTIARERGMQIFGLDFDVENFIETFVAHLPEKDQPRFVQSVKQAVQLLKPWHYEGRFTKPSGEEIWFEGRSIPRQKTDVVVHYGVLTDITRRKKIEEILIQSEKMRSVGGLAAGMAHEINNPLAGMMQTAQVMAQRLSAELDIPASRIAAQQADTSIESIDRFMKARGIPRMIHTIITSGQRVSDIINNILSFSRKDETTLSHHFLDKILDRTVELAATDYDLKKAYDFKQIKITRAYADDLPAVPCQAGNLQQVVLNILTNGAQAMQEAGTLEPRFILRTYGDPVLDMTCMEIEDNGPGMDEKTRKHIFDPFFTTKPVGVGTGLGLSVSYFIVTENHQGEMTVESSPGAGAKFIIRLSNS encoded by the coding sequence ATGGGATCTGACATCTCTTTAAAAAATTATCTGTCCCGGCATTTTGCAGTGGTCGCTATTTTACCCGTGGTCACCATTGCCTGTCTGACCTATAGCTTTATGTTACCGGCCATTAAGGACCGCACAGGATTTCAGAACCATGCCATGGCCCGTTCGATTGCCGGCCAGATATCCGCACATCTGTCCTGCGGAAAACGCCAGATCTCGGCCATCGCTGAATATCTGAGCAACCGGCAAATTCGAAACCACATGGCACCGGTTGACCTGCTGGATGCCCATTGCAGCACCGGTGATTTTTTCGAAGCCCTGTTTGTTATTGACAATAAGGAGGGCGTGGTTCAGACAGCCGGCCTGAGTGAATCTCTCAGGCCTAAACGGTCCGATTTCATTGGTATGGATTTTTCCGGTCGAACGTTTCTTCATCCGCTCAAAAAGAGTGCTGAACCTGAATGGTCCCAGATTTTTTTGTCCACCATTAGCAGTCGGCCGGCAGTGGCGGTGATAATCCCATTACTCAAGGGTGTTATCATTGGAGAGATGCCGCTTGATAAACTGTCTGCATTCATAAGCCACCTGCCGGTGGAATCGGAATTACTGACCTTTGTGATTGACGAAAGGGGAACAGTCCTGGCAGATTCTTCAGGACAGTATTGGGGACAAATTCTGAAAGCAGATTTTATTACAGGGACCGAATCAGACACCGGTTCCCGGTCGGTTTCAAAAACATTTGAATTCAATGGGCGACGGATGCTGGGCACCATGGCGAATATGGATGAAAGCGGTTGGAAAATTGTGATCGCCCAGCCGTTCAGCAAAGCGTTTCAGTCTCTGTGGGAGATCCTTAGCTTAATTGCGTTAGGCCTGTTTCTTGCACTGATTCTTTCTCTGTCCATCGGCTGGATTCTATCCGGTAAGATCTCCCTTGTTGTTAAATCCTATATTGAGCGGGCCGCACACATTGCCGGCGGAAACTACAACCTTCACTGGCCCACAAACAAAACCAAAGAGTTCTCTTTGCTCAGCCAAAACCTTAAGCGTATGGCCCGGAAAATCAAACAACGGGAAGAAGAACTTAAAATCAGCGAGGAACGGACCAAGGATATTCTGCTCAATATTCCCGGTGTCGCGTTCCAACATATCGCCGACCCCAATACGGATAAATATGGGGTGGTGAAAACCATTGCCCGGGAGCGGGGAATGCAGATTTTCGGCCTTGATTTTGATGTTGAAAATTTCATTGAAACGTTTGTGGCCCATCTTCCCGAAAAGGATCAACCCCGTTTTGTACAGTCAGTAAAACAGGCGGTTCAATTGCTTAAACCATGGCATTACGAGGGTCGGTTTACCAAACCATCCGGCGAGGAAATCTGGTTTGAGGGCCGTTCCATCCCCCGGCAAAAAACGGATGTGGTGGTTCATTACGGCGTGCTGACGGATATCACCCGGCGCAAAAAGATCGAAGAAATATTAATTCAAAGCGAAAAAATGCGCTCAGTGGGCGGGCTGGCTGCGGGCATGGCCCACGAGATTAACAATCCTTTGGCCGGCATGATGCAAACCGCCCAGGTCATGGCCCAACGGCTTAGTGCAGAGCTTGATATTCCGGCCAGCCGTATAGCGGCCCAACAGGCGGATACCAGCATTGAATCCATTGATCGATTCATGAAAGCACGGGGCATACCCCGGATGATTCATACCATTATCACATCCGGGCAGCGGGTGTCTGATATTATCAACAATATCCTGAGTTTTTCCCGTAAAGATGAAACCACCTTATCCCATCATTTCCTTGACAAAATTCTGGACAGAACCGTTGAGCTTGCAGCAACGGATTACGATTTGAAAAAGGCATATGATTTCAAACAAATTAAGATCACCAGGGCGTATGCAGATGATCTGCCCGCTGTACCCTGCCAGGCCGGCAACCTTCAGCAGGTGGTGCTCAATATCCTGACCAACGGGGCCCAGGCCATGCAGGAGGCCGGAACATTAGAGCCCAGATTCATTCTCAGAACCTATGGAGATCCGGTTCTGGACATGACCTGCATGGAGATAGAGGACAACGGACCCGGGATGGATGAAAAAACGCGCAAGCATATCTTTGATCCTTTTTTCACCACCAAACCGGTGGGGGTAGGAACCGGACTTGGATTAAGTGTTTCCTATTTTATTGTCACTGAAAACCATCAAGGTGAAATGACCGTTGAATCCAGTCCTGGTGCGGGCGCAAAATTTATTATACGCCTGTCCAACAGCTGA
- the xseA gene encoding exodeoxyribonuclease VII large subunit produces the protein MIPQKNKVYTVGTLTRQIKNLLEEQYPFLWITGEISNFSTPASGHSYFSLKDDAAVISCVIFKGQKRHLKFTPENGMKIKGMARLSLYEPRGTYQLIFEHMEPEGTGALQQAFEQLKAELAAMGWFDGALKKKLPFLPSGIHVITSGTGAAVRDIIQVAKQRCPSVPLEIIPVKVQGDTAEFEIARAIELANTVKTCDLIIIARGGGSLEDLWAFNTRTVAKAVFESEIPVISGVGHEIDFTIADFVADLRAPTPSAAAQMALPDQTAIVDQILGLYQELNIKIKRRLLQQKEHVNDLHSRLKSPARVVDDFRFRIEDLQSRAFSLLANRINHQREKILWLNKALSGTLPSTQTYTKDVEDLQANLDYFFRAFLKQCKDRVNKQQIQLETLNPSAVLKRGYSITRSKSGMGIGSHVVMDADTLRADDDIEIILSKGRLDARVVKTYGKENL, from the coding sequence ATGATACCACAAAAAAATAAAGTCTACACCGTCGGCACCCTGACACGGCAGATCAAAAATTTGCTTGAAGAACAATATCCTTTTTTGTGGATCACAGGTGAAATTTCAAATTTTTCAACCCCTGCGTCAGGTCATTCCTATTTTTCATTAAAAGATGACGCTGCCGTGATCTCCTGCGTGATTTTTAAAGGACAAAAACGCCACTTAAAATTCACACCTGAAAACGGAATGAAAATCAAAGGCATGGCCCGTCTGTCCCTTTACGAGCCCCGGGGGACTTACCAGCTTATTTTTGAACATATGGAACCCGAAGGCACAGGTGCGCTCCAGCAAGCCTTTGAACAGCTTAAGGCCGAACTTGCTGCCATGGGGTGGTTTGATGGGGCTTTGAAAAAAAAGCTTCCTTTTTTACCGTCCGGCATCCATGTCATCACCTCGGGCACGGGTGCTGCGGTTCGTGACATCATCCAGGTTGCCAAACAACGCTGTCCAAGCGTTCCCCTTGAAATCATTCCCGTCAAGGTCCAGGGAGACACAGCAGAGTTTGAAATTGCCCGGGCCATTGAACTTGCCAACACGGTTAAAACCTGTGACCTGATTATCATTGCCCGGGGCGGCGGTTCCCTTGAGGATCTATGGGCATTTAACACCAGAACCGTGGCAAAGGCCGTTTTTGAATCTGAAATCCCTGTTATTTCAGGTGTAGGCCATGAAATCGACTTTACCATAGCCGACTTTGTCGCCGATCTCCGGGCCCCCACCCCATCGGCTGCGGCCCAGATGGCCTTGCCTGACCAGACGGCTATTGTCGATCAAATCCTTGGACTATACCAAGAGTTAAACATTAAAATTAAGCGTCGTCTCCTGCAGCAGAAAGAACATGTAAACGATTTACACAGTCGGCTTAAAAGTCCGGCCAGGGTTGTGGATGATTTCAGGTTCCGCATAGAGGATCTGCAATCCAGGGCTTTTTCTCTGCTCGCAAATCGTATTAATCACCAGCGCGAAAAAATTCTTTGGCTGAACAAAGCGCTTTCAGGCACCTTGCCCTCTACCCAGACATATACAAAAGATGTTGAGGATCTTCAGGCAAATCTGGATTATTTTTTTCGTGCTTTCCTCAAGCAGTGCAAAGACAGGGTAAACAAGCAACAGATCCAACTTGAGACTTTAAATCCGTCAGCGGTGCTAAAACGCGGGTACAGCATCACCCGAAGCAAATCCGGTATGGGTATCGGCAGTCATGTTGTAATGGATGCCGACACGCTTAGGGCAGACGATGACATTGAAATTATTCTATCTAAAGGACGCCTGGATGCCCGGGTTGTAAAAACATATGGCAAAGAAAACCTTTGA
- a CDS encoding DNA ligase, which translates to MPYFATHMYRKMFSTWLTAAMVMVFFCPLCRAEALHLQKAGVYTGQEDITGWVMSEKLDGIRGYWDGKCLLTRKGVLLYPPPWFIKNFPTFELDGELWSRQGAFEFIQSVVLDEKPGPGWEKINYHIFEVPNAEGTFLQRLDRAKQWFNSHPAAHVRVIPQTVIHDRSDLDRFFCDVASRGGEGVIVKDPDKPYHTGRSAHVLKVKKARDMEGIVIGMNKGKGKYENAMGSLTLKLENGVIFKLGTGFTDAVRNNPPAVGTTVTFKYHGFSKNGVPKFASFLRIRAD; encoded by the coding sequence ATGCCTTATTTCGCAACTCATATGTATCGTAAAATGTTCAGTACATGGTTAACGGCAGCAATGGTGATGGTCTTTTTTTGTCCGTTGTGCCGGGCAGAAGCGTTGCATTTGCAAAAGGCCGGGGTCTATACCGGACAAGAAGACATTACGGGCTGGGTGATGAGCGAGAAACTGGATGGGATACGGGGGTACTGGGACGGCAAGTGCCTGTTGACCCGCAAGGGCGTTCTCCTTTATCCGCCCCCATGGTTCATCAAGAATTTTCCAACCTTTGAACTGGACGGCGAATTGTGGAGCAGACAAGGGGCGTTTGAGTTTATTCAGTCTGTGGTGCTTGATGAAAAGCCGGGACCTGGGTGGGAAAAAATAAATTACCATATTTTCGAGGTGCCCAACGCGGAAGGGACATTTTTACAACGGCTTGACCGGGCAAAACAATGGTTTAATTCCCATCCGGCCGCCCATGTCAGGGTAATTCCCCAGACCGTGATTCATGACCGATCCGACCTGGATCGTTTCTTTTGTGATGTGGCATCACGGGGCGGAGAAGGCGTTATCGTAAAAGATCCGGATAAGCCCTACCACACCGGGCGCAGCGCCCATGTGCTCAAAGTAAAAAAAGCCAGGGACATGGAAGGCATTGTCATTGGTATGAACAAGGGAAAAGGCAAATATGAAAATGCCATGGGCTCGCTGACGTTGAAATTGGAAAACGGCGTTATTTTTAAACTGGGAACCGGATTCACCGATGCGGTTCGAAACAATCCCCCCGCCGTCGGCACCACCGTGACATTCAAATATCATGGGTTTAGTAAAAACGGGGTGCCCAAATTCGCCTCCTTTTTAAGGATCAGGGCAGACTAA
- a CDS encoding L-fuculose-phosphate aldolase, whose protein sequence is MDFENEKEAVVRFGLKMVSSGLTTGTGGNLSIINRESGTVAVSPSGIEYAALSPRDVVLTDMQGNILEGDTKPSSELGFHLSLYHQRKDIQAVVHTHSPYAVTMACLGWEIPAVHYLVGFAGKKVPLAPYATFGTPQLADIVAEYIGDYNALLLANHGLVAVGGNMDTAFAVAEEIEFVARIYYQTKSIGTPVILPDKEMDTVLEKFKTYGQKKMAD, encoded by the coding sequence ATGGATTTTGAAAATGAAAAAGAGGCGGTTGTGCGCTTTGGCCTTAAAATGGTGTCGTCCGGTCTGACCACGGGTACCGGCGGTAACCTGAGCATTATTAACAGGGAATCGGGAACCGTGGCCGTCAGCCCCAGCGGTATCGAGTACGCGGCGTTGAGCCCTCGGGATGTTGTGCTCACGGATATGCAGGGAAATATTCTGGAAGGCGATACCAAACCGTCAAGCGAGCTTGGCTTTCACCTATCCCTCTATCACCAGCGCAAAGATATACAGGCCGTTGTCCACACCCACTCTCCCTATGCCGTGACCATGGCCTGTCTGGGATGGGAAATCCCGGCCGTTCATTATCTTGTGGGATTTGCCGGAAAAAAAGTGCCCCTGGCACCCTATGCCACATTCGGCACCCCGCAACTGGCTGACATCGTGGCCGAATATATCGGCGATTATAACGCGTTGCTGCTGGCCAATCACGGACTTGTGGCCGTGGGCGGCAACATGGACACGGCCTTTGCCGTTGCCGAAGAGATCGAATTTGTGGCCCGGATTTATTATCAGACCAAAAGCATTGGAACGCCTGTGATTCTGCCGGATAAAGAGATGGACACCGTGCTTGAAAAGTTCAAGACCTACGGGCAGAAAAAAATGGCCGACTGA
- a CDS encoding PLP-dependent aminotransferase family protein gives MAEKRKFFYKDLADQIQRQIKNGGYRMSEKLPSLRSLCRTTGYSMTTVIQAYVELEKRGVVASRDRSGYFIKPSPDRLRPGPGIIRHEMAPGKISVDNLIYILTRDMGDPGVLKFGSVTVAPEYLPVKRLHAHLKSFSKDQVPRVIVGYAHPQGDEQLRHQITNLLFPFIKDLSMEDIIVTNGCTEALSLSLKAVANPGDTIALESPSDPFIRRMLSDNGLYALEIPADPERGINPDRLEKLVDQKKIDACLLNANCQNPLGFIMPDENKERIATLLGQRQIPIIDNDVSGELYFGNTRPNPVKKWDTHDNVLYCSSFSKVLAPGLMVGWVIPGRFKNRIQQMKLKSSLISPTLNQALVASYLKEGSFPRHLRRLRRTLREHCQYCRTAVYKYFPPSVKMTSPLGGLCLWIELPEGCNGRDIFFEARKEGISIIPGFLCSSVDVFSRYIRIGYGGVWDEAADQAVRRIGRMVYRMDPQSGGQIKD, from the coding sequence ATGGCTGAAAAAAGAAAGTTTTTTTACAAGGATCTGGCAGACCAGATCCAAAGGCAAATCAAAAACGGGGGATACCGGATGTCGGAGAAACTGCCTTCCCTTAGATCCCTTTGTCGGACCACCGGCTACAGTATGACAACGGTGATCCAGGCCTATGTTGAGCTTGAAAAAAGGGGGGTGGTGGCGTCCCGTGATCGCTCCGGGTACTTTATCAAGCCAAGTCCCGACCGGCTCCGGCCAGGCCCCGGAATCATCCGCCATGAGATGGCGCCTGGAAAAATCAGTGTCGACAACCTTATCTATATTCTGACCCGGGACATGGGTGATCCCGGGGTATTAAAATTTGGCTCTGTGACGGTGGCACCGGAGTATCTGCCGGTCAAGCGGCTTCACGCCCATCTTAAGTCCTTTTCAAAAGACCAAGTGCCCAGGGTGATTGTCGGATACGCACACCCCCAGGGGGATGAGCAGCTCAGACACCAGATCACCAACCTGCTTTTCCCGTTCATCAAAGATTTGTCCATGGAGGATATTATTGTCACCAACGGATGTACCGAGGCCCTGAGCCTCAGCCTCAAGGCGGTGGCAAATCCCGGAGATACCATTGCCCTGGAATCTCCGTCCGATCCTTTTATCCGGCGCATGCTCAGCGATAACGGGCTCTATGCCCTGGAGATCCCTGCCGATCCAGAACGCGGGATTAACCCGGACCGGCTCGAAAAACTGGTCGACCAAAAGAAGATAGACGCCTGTCTGCTCAATGCAAACTGCCAGAATCCGTTGGGGTTTATCATGCCCGATGAGAATAAAGAGAGGATCGCAACCCTGCTGGGGCAACGGCAGATTCCCATTATTGATAACGATGTCAGTGGTGAATTGTACTTTGGAAATACCCGGCCCAATCCGGTGAAAAAGTGGGATACACATGACAATGTTTTATATTGTTCTTCGTTCTCAAAAGTTCTGGCACCGGGGCTGATGGTAGGCTGGGTCATACCCGGCAGGTTTAAAAACCGCATCCAGCAGATGAAGCTGAAAAGCTCTTTGATTTCTCCCACCCTGAACCAAGCCCTGGTGGCAAGTTACCTGAAAGAAGGTTCATTTCCGCGTCATCTGCGCCGTCTTCGGCGCACCTTAAGGGAACATTGCCAATACTGCAGGACAGCGGTATATAAATACTTTCCCCCATCCGTGAAAATGACATCTCCTTTGGGGGGGCTTTGTCTCTGGATTGAACTGCCCGAAGGGTGCAACGGCCGGGATATCTTTTTTGAAGCCAGAAAAGAGGGAATTTCAATCATTCCAGGATTTTTGTGCTCCAGCGTGGATGTGTTCAGCCGGTATATCCGCATCGGATACGGCGGCGTATGGGATGAGGCGGCTGACCAGGCTGTCCGACGGATTGGGCGGATGGTGTACAGGATGGATCCGCAGTCCGGTGGGCAAATCAAAGACTAA